The nucleotide sequence AATTGCTGCAAGTGGAAGTATGGATGCTGAATCAATAAATCAAATGCTTAGTGAATTGAGAAATGAAATCGAACAACTTAAAAATTCAAATCAAAAAGAGCTTGGCCAAGAACCTGTAAAAAGCAGAAACTTAGGCAAGCTCTTTTTAAATTTATAAAATTTGGAGGAATTTATCTATGACTATTAAGTTTAAAAAATCAGAAGCATTTAACGAGGCAAAAGCAAAATTGACGACTGTACTTGCAAACGCAGAATCCACGCAAGAGGAACAAACAGAAGCCTTTCAGGACTTCTTTGACGCGTTGCAATCTAATGTAGTTAACACAGTACGCTCTCAAGTCAATGATGAAATGCTAGATCGTTCTATTCTGCAGCAACGAGGTCAAAATGTTCTTACCAGCGAAGAGACTAAGTTCTTTAATGCAGTTGTGCAAGATGGTGGGTTCAAAGACGATGCTCTTCTTCCAGTCACTACTCAAGAGCGTGTATTTGAAGATTTGAAAACTGAACATCCTTTACTTAAGGCGATTGGTCTCCAAGACTTAGGAGCGGTTACAAAGTTCATTTATTCTGATGCCACTAAAGCTTATGCATGGGGTGAATTGTTTGGTGACATTAGAGGACAAGTCAATGCAGCGTTCAAAGAAGAGAAGATTGGACAACTTAAATTGACTGCATTTGCTGCTATTCCTAATGACATGCTTGAATTAGGACCTGAATGGATCGAGCGTTATGTTCGCACTGTATTGATTGAATCATATTCTGTTGGTTTGGAATTTGGTTTTGTTAACGGGGGAGGCGCGGTTGCAAGTCAGCCTGTCGGATTAATCAAAGATGTTGATCCAACTACTGGGGCAATTACTGATAAGACGTCATCTGGAACATTGACATTTGCCCCATCTGACAAAGGACAAATTGTAGCAGGGGAACTTTATGAAGTCGTAAAGGCTCTCTCTACTGATGCTTCCGGTAAAAACCGTAAAGTCTTAAACAAGGTTGTAATGGTTGTAAATCCAGTTGATGCGATCGGTGTCCAGGCCCGTAATACAATTCAGACTCCTAGCGGTCAATGGGTGATGGCCTTGCCGTATAACATTCAAGTTGTGGAGTCAGAAGAAGTGCCTGTCGGTAAAGCAATTTTCTTTGTTAAAGGCCAGTATCTTGCAGCTATTGCTGGTGGCTACAAGCTGAAGAAGTTCGACCAAACACTTGCTATTGAGGATGCCACACTGTACACAATTAAGCAGTTTGCTAACGGCAAGCCAAAAGATAATAAGGCAGCACTTGTGTATGACTTAGATATTGACTTTACCCCAGCAGTTTAAAATGAAAGGAGTATAGTCTCACATGCCTTACAAAGTGATTAATAGGTTTTTAGACAAAGAGAATGGCACTCTTTATGAGGTTGGTGACGAGTTTCCTAAAGGAAATACTGAACCTACTAAAGAAAGAATTGTCGAGCTGTCAAAGAAGCATCCGAAGTATCAGAAAGCATTCATAGAGGAATTAAAAGATGATGGGGCAGCTCTTACGAAAACTGAATTGAAAAAGTTGAACAAAAGTGAACAAGAGCAGTTAATTAAAGACTTGAATGGCGACCCAAGCAATGCTAAAAATGAAGAAGACCGTGTTACTTTGATTTTGAAGCTGCAAAAAGGTGACTGAACTCCTGGCTGATAGGAGGCATAAAAAATGACCATTAGTGATGAAGTTTTGAACCAATTTAAAGAGAGGATGCACTTGGGGGACGATGAAGATGAAAACCTAAGACGCATCCTTTCTTCATCTGTTACAGCATTAAAAAGAGCTTGTGGAAGTTATGACATAAATACAGATGAAACGTTCAAAGAGCTAGTTTTTGAGCGCTCTAGGTATGTTTATAACGATGCTTTAGAGTTTTTTAACCGAAACTTTTTAAGTGAAATCAATAGTTTAGGTATTGATAAAGCCCTTGCAGAAATTGTTTTAGAGGATGATACAGATGCAGCCATTTAGATACAAGCCTAAGGTAAATTCCGGTGAATTAAGAAATCGAATTGACGTATACGGAAAAACGAAAACAACTAATGAATTAGGTGAAATAACACAGTCATTCAGCAAGGTTAAATCTATTTGGGCTGCTGTTGTCCCTCAAACTGGTAAGATGCAAAAACAACAAGTTGAAACCATTTTAACGAATGTCACTCATAAAGTTATTGTCAGGCACAACGCAGGTAAGGAAATTACACCTGACATGTATATCATGTTCAGGGAGAAACGCTTTGATATTGAATATATTCTCAATCCTTACTTTAAAAATGAGACGCTTGAAATCTTCTGCAGGGAAGTGATCGAGTAATGGAAATTGAAGGTTTGACTGAATTTCAACGGGATTTGTTAGAAGTAGCTCAACGGAAATTGCCAAAAGAAAGTAAAAAGGCTATGCGAAAGGTTGGCAGCAAAGCAAGAACCCAGGTCGCAAGAAGAGCAAGGAAGGAAGTCAACAAAGTAACAGGCACCTACCAGAAGAGATGGAAGCGGGGAAAAGTCTTCATTGGTGAAAACAAAGAAATCGTTGTACGTGTATATAATTCAGCACCTCATGCTCACTTAATTGAGGATGGCCATAGACAGGTAACAAAAGATGGCCGAGAAGTCGGGTTTGTAAGAGGAAAGCATGTGCTGGAGAAATCAATGAAGGAGTTTGAGGACAGGGAGATAGAAAAAATGCTGGGTGATTGGCTAGATGGTTTGTTAGAGGAAGGTTCTCTATGATTACGTTAAAAGATATTAAGAAATCCATAAATTCTAAAATTAGTGCTGCATTTGCTGGGATTGATATTCAATCGACAGACGTATCAGAAGGCTTTCATAGACCTTCTATTTTTGTGGAGTTTGACAATATGAAAAAAGAATCTTTTCCAGAACAAATTCGTCGAAGCTTAACTGTGCGAATTTATTATTTTCCTTCAGATAGAAGTCAGCATTCCATTGAATTGTTAGAGGTTCAGGAACGTTTAGAAGCGCTGTTTGATTTAAAACTGGACGTTCTTAATCGAAAATTTAACATTCAAGACGTGTCAACCAATATTGTTGATGGCGTACTTAATTTTTATTTTGATATTGCCTATGAAGAAGGAAAAGAAATTGATGAAAGTAACATTGAAAAGATGTTAACTCTTGAACTAACGAAAGGGTGAATATGGTGGGGCTGCCAGAAATCAATATTGAGTTTAAAGGGAAAGCAGTAAGTGCAGTGAAGCGGAGTGCAAGAGGTATTGTTGCACTTATTTTGCATGATGATACCGGAAGCTTTGAGACGAAAGTGTATACAGAGAGTACTCAAGTTGAAGGCACTGATTGGACCGAAGAAAACATTGATCTCATTAAAGTTGCCTTCAAAGCCAATCCTGCCAAAGTCATATGTGAGCGATTAGATACGACCGCAACCGATTTAGCTGCAGGGCTAACAAGATTAGGGAGCAAAAGGTTTAATTACTTAGCCATTCCTTCAATCACAACAGAGCAAGTACCTGATGTAGAAACATGGATTAAAAGTAAGCGTGAAAGTGATAAGCGCTCGTATAAAGCCGTTTTACCGCATGCCGACTCCGATCATGAAGGGATTATTAACTTCGCGACAAGCGACATTGTTGTGGGAGAAAAAACATACACAACCGAAGCTTATTGTGTTCGGATTGCCGGTATTTTAGCTGCATTGCCATTTACGCGTTCTGCAACCTATTATGAGCTTTCAGAAGTGGATTCAATTATTGAAAGTACCGATCCAAACGGAGACATTGATGCTGGAAAGCTGATTCTCATTAATGACGGTGAAAAAATCAAGATTGGGCGAGGCGTGAACAGTTTAACCACCACAACATTGAATAAAACAGAGGACTTCAAAAAGATTCGGGTTGTGGAAGTGATGGACCTCATGTCAGACGATATTCGTTCTACTTATGACAATTATTATGTAGGGAAAGTAAACAATATCTATGACAATCAAGTATTATTTTTCACTTCCATTAACGCCTATTTTGAAGGACTAGAAGCTGATGAAATTCTTGACCCGAACTTTGATAACAGGTCTGGCGTAAATATAGAAGCTCAACGCTTAGCATGGGAAAGTATTGGCATTGACACAAGCGAATGGTCTGAGCAACAAGTGAAAGAAAACACATTTAAGAGTAAAGTTTTTG is from Bacillus tianshenii and encodes:
- a CDS encoding phage major capsid protein; this translates as MTIKFKKSEAFNEAKAKLTTVLANAESTQEEQTEAFQDFFDALQSNVVNTVRSQVNDEMLDRSILQQRGQNVLTSEETKFFNAVVQDGGFKDDALLPVTTQERVFEDLKTEHPLLKAIGLQDLGAVTKFIYSDATKAYAWGELFGDIRGQVNAAFKEEKIGQLKLTAFAAIPNDMLELGPEWIERYVRTVLIESYSVGLEFGFVNGGGAVASQPVGLIKDVDPTTGAITDKTSSGTLTFAPSDKGQIVAGELYEVVKALSTDASGKNRKVLNKVVMVVNPVDAIGVQARNTIQTPSGQWVMALPYNIQVVESEEVPVGKAIFFVKGQYLAAIAGGYKLKKFDQTLAIEDATLYTIKQFANGKPKDNKAALVYDLDIDFTPAV
- a CDS encoding phage head closure protein; the encoded protein is MQPFRYKPKVNSGELRNRIDVYGKTKTTNELGEITQSFSKVKSIWAAVVPQTGKMQKQQVETILTNVTHKVIVRHNAGKEITPDMYIMFREKRFDIEYILNPYFKNETLEIFCREVIE
- a CDS encoding HK97 gp10 family phage protein; its protein translation is MEIEGLTEFQRDLLEVAQRKLPKESKKAMRKVGSKARTQVARRARKEVNKVTGTYQKRWKRGKVFIGENKEIVVRVYNSAPHAHLIEDGHRQVTKDGREVGFVRGKHVLEKSMKEFEDREIEKMLGDWLDGLLEEGSL
- a CDS encoding phage tail sheath C-terminal domain-containing protein, whose translation is MVGLPEINIEFKGKAVSAVKRSARGIVALILHDDTGSFETKVYTESTQVEGTDWTEENIDLIKVAFKANPAKVICERLDTTATDLAAGLTRLGSKRFNYLAIPSITTEQVPDVETWIKSKRESDKRSYKAVLPHADSDHEGIINFATSDIVVGEKTYTTEAYCVRIAGILAALPFTRSATYYELSEVDSIIESTDPNGDIDAGKLILINDGEKIKIGRGVNSLTTTTLNKTEDFKKIRVVEVMDLMSDDIRSTYDNYYVGKVNNIYDNQVLFFTSINAYFEGLEADEILDPNFDNRSGVNIEAQRLAWESIGIDTSEWSEQQVKENTFKSKVFAKANVKIVDAMEDLDFQIAM